The Triticum aestivum cultivar Chinese Spring chromosome 6D, IWGSC CS RefSeq v2.1, whole genome shotgun sequence genomic sequence GGTGGCCAAAGTTGACGACGAATGCGCCGGGGATGGGGTGGACGAGGAGCCACCTTTCACCGTGCCTTGCCTGGAGCCCAGCGACATCAGCCTGGGAAAGCACGGTGAGGAGGTGGCGGTCGCAGTGCGCGAGCAGGCCCATCGTGAGGGTTGGGTCCGGGCACGGCGGGTAGTAGTTGATGCTCATGTGCGTGTCGCCGCCGCTGAGGTCGCCGGTGAAGAAGCCGCCGTCGAGGCCCAGCCCCTCGGCGATCAGACAGAGGATGGTCTGTGCCAGCTCGTGCACTGCCGCAGAGTACTCGACGAGTCTGGGCGTGAAGTTCGATGGCTTGGACGGCCAGTGGCGCGCGTTCTCGTCGGAGGCCGGGTAGCAGCGGAACTTGATGTAGTCGCGCCAGTACCGGGTCTCGCCGCGGTCGTAGGAGGTGCTGGTGGCGAGCCGGAAGCGCTTGCTCATGTCGTAGGAGCAGTAGGGGAGCTTGTCCTCCGCCGGCATCGCGAagaaccccgccgccgcctcccggaaCCCCCGCACCACGCACTCCCCCACGCCATGGTTCACCACCTGGAAGAAGCCGAACTCCTTGCCGGCCCGGATGATCTCctcggcggcgtggcggcggcgatggTCGGAGACGGGGAGGGCGCCGCCGTGCAGGTCGATGACGGGGAAGGCGACGTCTGGGCTGTGGTCGTCGGAGAGCAGGGTGGGGCGCTTGTTGGGTGGGAAGACGTACCTGTCCGGCACGGAGTGGTGCACCGGGGCATTGGACAGCAGCTCCATGCCTGATCGATCAAAGGAGCGCCAGTAGCCAGTGGAGTGGATACACCAGCTAAGAGCCTAATTAAGATGCGTGCTGATTAGCAAAGGACATGTGAGTGTATGTCGGAAGTGTAGTTAATTGACGAGATGCTCTGTGCCTGCGAGTGCTGGGGATCACTGTCGGTTGCTGGATCATAGCTAGCGTGATGTGCAACCACTACCTCGACATCCGTGCACTCGTCTAGAAGTTGACAAGAATTCTGTAAAATTAAACTCAGAACTTTAAACATTGCTGTAACGAGAAAAACGGCAAATCGCTGGACGAATAGTGGCTAACCTACATTAGGCTGTAAATTCGGTCCATTGTCGGTACAgtggatttcttcttttttgtttcgcaaactctcgtttgaattttttttctcccAGTATTGTGTACAAGATATTTACAGGAGACTAGGATCTCTATACGAGACATCATGTTAATCATTGAGAAAATACAAATGAGGCCCGTCCGATTATGCAAACTCTGCATGATTATATATTATTTTTTCCCAACCTTCAAGCATCTCTTCATAACTGACAGTTCCTAGCAAACCTCTGCTGGAAACCGAGTATTGCTCAGGTTTGGTGTCCCAGGAAGCTAATTCATGTATTTGGTTTGGTGCATATGGCCACATGTTGCGTATACTTATATTAGGAGTTGGTGCCTACAGATTTGTTTATTTTCTTGATGATTGATTCCTGAAAGCCCGCGCGTAATATTATTTTGTACATATGTTTATAAGGTGCACATACTTCTATGAAGATGTCCTCTCACGCCAAGCAAAATTTGCATGTTCATGCACTTCTACTGAATGTGCCCTACTTAAATGACTGCTCATATGCGGCCATGTCAAATTAAACCTCTGCAAGATTGCATTTTACACGTTCTAGCATTATGTTGGACATTACAGGATTAGCCAGTTAAAATACACATACTTACAGGATAAGCAAGCATCAGGTgggtcactagtgcagaaccgggctttagcgccggttcgtaagggcctttagtgccggttctgcaaccgacactaaagagtgaagcctagagccccccccccccccccccacccttactatcggttcggcacgaaccggcgctaaagtgccaccacgtggcacgagtcagacccaggtgctggtagaccattagtaccggttggtagcaccaactggtactaaatgtttgggggggttttggttttaatttttatttttccattaattttgtgttttccatttaattcttttttgtttgctggtattttacgatactatatATTgtcacgttatgcatatatataaatagattttctcgtagaaccgatcatatatatataatcgaatgtctcacaaccaccattaattattcacacatacacatgtatatatatacaatttctcctacatgttgccttggtgccttcggagcacgatgacaagtggttcatggggcggtagcgggtaatagtattctcctttgggatctatgacctggtcgagcaaaaatcccgctattttctCTTTAAGTGCTCGTATGTGCTCTGttggtaggagctggtcccgcacctctttgaactgttaagaaagagatcaatatgcatgtgtattagttgtgtgactagatattgacaatcatgtaagatttgtgaatagtgttctgccaaacgtacccagtcctgtctatcagatctgctcctttcggacgccatcatgcgaatgttctcgcaaacgtagtatgcacacacttcagtccccggcgcctgcttcagggcctttacgagaataatgttctcgcaaacgtagtatgcataTTCTTTaccattaccagcaactttccaaatcccttgtcagatacaccattctctttcttccattgcagcaattctagtgtggtgcccaactttttcttgtcagcttcgcaattcgggtacaacaattttttgtgatcctctaacatgcgctgcaacttcttcttctccaaatcacttgcgcagtttctctttgcatcggcaatggcccgacctagatcatcagcgggctcatctgatgcctcttcttcagcttcttcccgcattgccggctcagcttcttcccccattgttgtatcatcgtattcagggaacccatggccaggatagctgtcgtcgtcctcttcttcttcattgtcttccatcataacccctctttctccgtgcttggtccaaacattatagtggggcatgaaaccggacttaaacaggtggacgtgaatggttcttgatgtagagtaattgtgatcattcttacagactaaacatggacaaagcataaaaccatccgcccgcttgtttgcctcagccgcaagcagaaaagtttgcacgccattaatgaacttgggagagcatcggtcatcgtacatccattgtcggctcatcttcattacacaacaccgaaaagaccaaattaatacaagttcatcataaagttcatacaagacttaaatgcaacaaacaaataactttctaactaaagcatttaaatgcaacaacaaatgcgatcaagatcgcaactaaaggtaacaattgatccaacggcataatgataccaagcctcactatcaatggcatattttctaatctttctaatcttcaagcgcattttctccatcttgatcttgtgatcatcgacgacatcggcaacatgcaactccaattccatcttctccccctcaaatcttttcaatttttctttcaaatactcgttttctctttcaactaaatttaacctctcgacaatagggtcggttggaatttccggttcacaaacctcctagacaaaaatatctatgtcaacttgatgggcataatttgtcataaacacgaaatgcaacaactagttttaaaagagaatataccacatccgaatcataacaaggacgagggccgacggggacggatatcaaaaccatgtcactatgtataacaaacaacgtacgggtaagataattatacgagtaactatatatccaaatcacacaaacatcaatttggtaatgtaaaacattcatgaacaagaggctcgccacaaggtggtgccggcgacggaacggtgggggcgatcgactgtggttacgacggagatttagaaggcactaagtaaaccacacctacatatgcaaactaagtgttatttttgacctcaaattgcatataaatcaaatactagcacatatatttcctcccaaattactaaactcataaattaatcactatacaaagcattgcaagagctaatctagcaatgagagatgaaaggacaaagttgctaacctttgtgatcatttgaatggatgggggccttcaaatcttgacaaattttgggcaaaatgtgtgatgagctcgagaggaagaggggaagaacagagaggagaggggaaaggggaaaaacaaagcgagctcgggtggacgaagggtttatgtaggacgacctttagcactggttcgtgccacgaaccggtactaaaggtgctggaggggccccggactgacaacatcctgccaccactcactttagtaccggtccgtggcacgaaccggtgctaaaggtcggccacgaaccggtactaatgaaagcggccggctagccgttggaaccggcactaatgcacacattagtgccggctcaaaagcaaaccggcactaatgtgcttgacatttgaccctttttctactagtgggtgaaCTCAAAGCTCAGTGTAAGCTCACTCTAATTGACCAATTAATTTTGATCATCCGGTTGCACTTTGGTTTCCCCTACAAGTACCCTGCAAATTTGTGTCTTTTTTGTTGCTCAGACACGTCAAATGTACTAAAGCTTCTATCGTAAGGTTGGTAGTAGTAGTGTCGCCTGATCCATTCTCAGAAACAGGCGCCATGTCTCCATATATAGGATGTACCACTCTCTCCCGTCAGTGCCTCTGCGTGGCCTCCTCGCACCGGTGCCATCTCGGAACCCCCTCGGTCTATACCATCACCAGTGGTGTCCTCTTCGACTCCATGCCATGGTTGCCAGCCTGCCAGGATCACGCTAATGAAGCGTCGTGTGGATGGGATTTAGGCAAACAAGCTAGGTAAATATCTCCAACTACTTTGTTTTGCTAATAATTTTGTCCCACTATGTTCTTCTACCTATCTTGGGTACGTATGCACTTGCACATAATGTCACCCTCCCAAGCTACATGAATATATGACTGAATCAAAAGTATATCTAGCAAGATTATGCCCCGCCATGTTGGCCCCCCGTGCGCGGATAATGATGCAGGAAAGAAATACCACCAATTCTCCGAACCCTTTGAAACAGTCGACTAAAATTGCTGTGTACGGGCTCCATACCTCTATTAACACATTACATGCTTGAATTAATTCCATTGAATCAGATTCCACAATCACCGGACAACAACCCATATTCTTCACTAACTCCAGCCCATTGTGTAAGGCCACTGCCTCTGCTGTAGTAGCGCTCAGCTGATGCTCAAGTAACCAAGATTCACCGGCTATAGCCTGCCCACGGTCACTCCGAATGACTACGGTGTTGGTTTTGTCACGTTGATCTGAACGATAGCCACGCCATGATCTGCATTACATGTTGTAATACTAGCTTGTTATGATCGAAGAATAACAAGCTCTTTCTGCATTACaccacaggagagagagagagagcatatcTGAGCGGCTGGAGTGCACCTGGTCCATTACCAGAAGAATCAAGCTTTGTAGTCGATGCCAGAGACTCAATTCCACAGTGATGTTCCCCGTGATCCATGATGATGCCTTCCATCAACACTCTAAGCTGGAACGTGAGGGGCTTAAATTGCCCTGATAGAAGCAACAGTCAGTGCCACGATCGCTGCCTCCTCGTGCCAAATCGTGTGTTTGCAAGAGACGAAGCTCGATAATGTAGATATATTTATTGCTTCCTTCCTGGGTGGTAACAGGCTCAAAAACTTTGCGCAACGACCGGCGACGGGAACTAGAGGAGGGATTCTCTTGCTGTGGGATGACAGTCTTCTTACGATCACTGACATCACAACTTCAGCCTTTTGCCTCTCTGGCAACGTTCGAATCCGTGCAAACGACGTCTGTTTCAAGTTAACATCCGTCTACGGCCTCTCTGACTCTGCTAGCAAGGATTCTTTCTTTGCCGAGCTGGTCTCCCACAAGCCAACGGCAGGTGTTGCTTGGCTGGCCTTTGGAGACTTCAACCAAATCTACCGTGCACGTGACATTAATAAGAGAAATGTGAATCGAAGTAGGATCAACCGGTTCCATGCAACTCTGCAATCGTGTGAGCTGAAGGAAATCCACCTTCAAAATAGGCGCTTTACTTGGAGCAACGACCGGGACAACCCAACTTTATGCAAGCTGGACTCCTTCTTTTGCAACGCGGACTGGGACATGACTTTCAACACGCATGTGTTGCATGCTTTGTCGTCTTCCCTGTCCGACCATTGTCCCCTTTTGCTTGCCGATGACAAGGGGCCGAGAAGACCACGGTCTTTCAAATTCGAGAACTTCTGGGTTTCTTTGCCCGGTTTCATGGAGGTGGTTCAAAAGGCATGGGATGAGCGTGTGAGTCACACGGAGCCATTTCTCATTCTGCACAATAAGCTCAAAACAACCGCGTTGCGACTGTCCGAATGGAGCAAGAAGTTATTCTCCAGTGCCAAGGTTCAACTTCATGCTGCACTCCTCATCATCCTTCGGTTGGATATTGCTCAAGAGGAAAGATCTCTCTCCCCGGAGGAGCGCAACCTTCGCTCCAGGCTCAAGCAGAGGGTTATTAGTCTGGCGGTGCTTGAGCGGACGAGGAAGCGCCAATGCGCCAGGATCGCCAACTTGAGAGAGGGCGACGCCAACACCAAATTCTTCCACCACCGCATTAACGCCCGTAGGCACAAGAATCACATTCATCGGATCAAGCATGCTAATGGTTGGGTGACCGAGCACACAGAGAAAGAGAAGCTAGTTCATGACCCCTTCTCTGAGGTCATGGGGAGGGGAAGCATGAGCAGCAGAGATTTCAATTGGGAGGAGCTTCGTGTCGAGCCTCATGATTTGCAAGGTCTCGACGACACCATCTCTGAGGAGGAGGTTTGGGCTGCCATTAAAGAAATGCCTGGGGATAAGGCGCCCGGTCCAGATGGCTTCACAGGGATTTTTTTCAAGAAGTGTTGAGGAATTATCAAACACACTGTCATGAGGGCTGTTCAGCGCTTCGACTCCCTACATACCTCCACCTGCAGTGGGTCAACTCCGCCAATGTGATCCTCCTGCCAAAAAAGGATGGGGCAGAAGGCATCTCTGATTATAGGCCTATTAGCCTTATCCATGCCGTCGCCAAAATTATTGCCAAAGTTCTCTCGCTTCGTCTTGCTCCCCACATGGATGACCTTGTCTCCAACGCTCAAAGTGCCTTCATCAAGAGACGAAGCATCCAAGACAATTTCATGTACGTACGGAATCTTGCCCGGCGTCTGCATAAGTGAAAATCTCCCGCCCTCCTCTTCAAGCTGGATATAAAAAAGGCCTTCAACTCGGTCAAGTGGGGATACATTCTCGAGCTTATGCAACATTTGGGGTTCCCCCCTAAATTTAGGGCTTGGATTGCGCGCTTCTATCCTCATCTTCGTCAGGAATCCTATTAAACGGCGTGCCCGGCCCTCCGATCTTGCATGGGAGTGGATTCCGGCAGGGGGACCCCCTATCCCCCCTCCTTTTTGTCCTGGCGATTGATCCCTTGCATAAGATTCTGGACCTAGCCACGCGGAAAGGGCTTCTTCACAAGCTTCGCGGTCGGGTGCCATCATGAGAACCTCCCTATATGCGGACGATGCGGCGGTCTTCGTGGCGCCAATCAAGAGGGACATTGACAATCTTGCTGCTATCTTGCGGGGCTTCGGTGACGTGACGGGCCTATGCACCAACTTCCAGAAAAGCTCGGTCGTACCAATTCGTTGCAACCATCTTGATCTTGAGCGCATCCTCACAAGTATGCCGGTGACCCAAGCCTCCTTTCCGGTGAAATACTTGGGCCTTCCGCTTTCGGTGTGGTAGTTGAAGGCAGTGGACTTCCAATACCTTGTCGACAAGGCGGCCGGAAAACTCGTCACTTGGGAAGGCCAAAACATCACTCCTTGGGCGAACGACCCTTGTCAAGTCGGTCATTTCCTCCCAAGCGGTGTTCTCGATCACACCTCTCATCGTGCCCTCTAGCACGCTGGATAACCTCAACAAGATTGAGAGGGCTTTCCTTTGGTCGGGTGCGGAAAAGACCACGGGAGCCAAATGTAAGGTCAACTGGAATGCGGTTTGCAGACCAAAGGAGTACGGTGGCCTTGGAGTGCTCAATACTGAAAAGTTCGCAAGGGCCTTGCGGTTACGATGGCTATGGTTTGAATGGAAGGAGCCCAGAAAACTTTGGGTTGGCCTTGGCAACCCCTGCACCGTAGAGGACCGTGAGTTCTTCTATGCATCTACGACTATCACCGTCGGGGATGGCGCCAAAACGCCTTTTTGGgactccccttggcttcttggtCGTATGCCCAAGGACATTGCACCGCTAATTTTTGAGGCCTCGACAAGAAAGAATTGGAGGGTGCGCGAGGCTCTCAAGGAGAATGCTTGGATCCTCAAAATAAAGCAAGGCACCACTATCTCTGTCAACCACATCTCGGAATTCTTCAACCTTTGGATGCTCTTGCATGACTTCCACCTTGATATGCAAGCGGAAGATGATATCATTTGGAAGCATGCGAACGACGGGATATACACGGCGAGCTCCGCCTACAAGGCTCAGTTTCTTGGCTTGACCCTATCCCCCTTGGACCGTATGGTTTGGAAGGCTTGGGCACCTCCGAAGATTAAATTCTTTGCTTGGTTGGCCTTGCAAGATAGGATTTGGACAGCCAATCGTCTGGAGAAGCGTGGTTGGCAAAACTGTGGCCTTTGCCCGCTTTGCAAGAGGGAACAAGAAACGGGGACACATCTCTTCTTCAAGTGTCGCTACACGCTTAGGCTTTGGAGATTGATCATAGAGCAGCTTGGACTTGCACACATGGACACCTCCGAGTGGCACTTGGATGAAACCGTCAACGCGTGGTGGCAAAAAAGAACCGACAATAATATTCCTAACCGAGACGCAATGGCCTCCCTTACCATGCTCGTTTATTGGGTAATTTGGAACGAGAGAAACGCCCGCGTTTTCCGCCACAAAAGCGCACCGCCGGCGATTCTTCTTACCAACATTTTAGAAGATGCAAAACTATGGGTGACCGCCGGTGCAAAGAAACTAGGGAACATAATAGTGTCCGAGTAATTGCCATGCCGCATTTGTGAGTGCGTTGTAAAAAACTCTAAACTATTCTCTCCCTTATTTAATTgaagaggcaaatcttttgccttcgtttcaaaaaaaaaattccacaGAGTGAGAGCTACAACTGCTACCAACACTGGCCGAGGTGCAGCAAGAGGAAGTGGCAGAGGGAGGGGAAGCACTGATGTACATGCTAAAACAGATGAGCCAGGCACAAGTTCTGGTGTTGTCCGAGGAAATAAGAGAcaaagaaaaaaaaattcaaacactgGAACAAGAGGTGCTGGCAGGGGAAGAACTGCTGGAAGAGGTAGAGGAAGAGGTATAGTAGAAGAGGAGCCACTTTACGACCCGATGTTTGGAAATGATGGTGCTACGGGAAGAACTGCACATACCCCTGACCCTAATGCAGACATGAATGCTGAAGAAATCCCTCTATCTCAGCATGCACCACATATGCAACAGGAAGAGTAGCTTTGTGTACTAGTTTATCATCAATGAACTGTTGTTCTGCTCCGGTAGTTCATGAATGAACTTTAGATGTTATGCCCTTTTGAAACTATTTGCATTGAATCTGAATCTGTATGCCCTTTTGATGTACCGAACCTGTTAGTTGCATTAATTGATCTGTTATATGCTGAAGAAATCCCACTATGCCCTTTTGATGTTATGTGATGTCATGTCTTGCACAGAAATAAATTTCTATGCTCTCTCTTCATCATAAAAAAAGGTTAAAAGTCTGTAAGCATATTATGTACGATTATGATCCCAAAAAAGATTTGGTAAAAAATGTTTTGCCTGGGTGCTCAAACTCCACTTGGTTGGGTTTTATGGGATGAGCAGAGGGCGACGGAGTGAGGAGTGGGCCCTTCTTGTACCGTGGGTTGGACgtgcttttgttttgtttttgtttttttgcgggGAAAGATGCTCTATTATTTCTGTGTGAGATGGGgagtttgtgcaaaaatccagATGCGACGTGGCAGCCGATGTGTAACATGCGGGGCTGTTTTGTAGTCAGCTGTTACATCAAACAAGTTCGTGTATGAGTTTTGTGGGGTTTTCAAGTCTATGTATGAATCTGTTAATTCCGAGCAGGTTGTTGGACCGCGGGTGTAATTAACTCTAGTTAAATTTTGCATGCCGATACGAGTGCTCATTCTTTACATGCGGGATTGTGTTTCCATAATTTCTAAAAATTTAAATGATCCAATTTTGTATTAGAATTTGGAGTAGATATCACATGGGACTAGTTCCCTCTAACATGGGCACCAGTTCACGCGTTGGGTGACCATTTTTGTTTTTCAGAGCTGTAAAACACATAT encodes the following:
- the LOC123140785 gene encoding 2'-deoxymugineic-acid 2'-dioxygenase-like — translated: MELLSNAPVHHSVPDRYVFPPNKRPTLLSDDHSPDVAFPVIDLHGGALPVSDHRRRHAAEEIIRAGKEFGFFQVVNHGVGECVVRGFREAAAGFFAMPAEDKLPYCSYDMSKRFRLATSTSYDRGETRYWRDYIKFRCYPASDENARHWPSKPSNFTPRLVEYSAAVHELAQTILCLIAEGLGLDGGFFTGDLSGGDTHMSINYYPPCPDPTLTMGLLAHCDRHLLTVLSQADVAGLQARHGERWLLVHPIPGAFVVNFGHQMEIVTNGVLASVEHRAVTNSAVARMSVATHVHPTDGCRIRPASEMVDEAMNPAKYREFAFSEFMEAYDAADASREEVLESFRINHE